One segment of Marinobacter sediminum DNA contains the following:
- a CDS encoding phosphomannomutase, which produces MDLSCFKAYDLRGRVPDQLNPALAERIGRAYVEITGAKKVIVGYDIRLSSPEIAEALSSGLMAAGADVFDIGLCGTEMVYFATSHYKMDGGIMVTASHNPKDHNGMKMVGPESRPISSDNGLNEIRDRVPEPFEDAPEQGRYEPLESMTAYIDHLLGYVDAGSLRPLTIVCNAGNGGAGLVIDELEQHLPFEFVKVHHEADGYFPNGVPNPILPENRSATADAVIEQGAAMGIAWDGDYDRCFFFDENGRFIEGYYIVGLLADQFLRKTGGGKVIHDPRLTWNTLDLVKAAGGEAIESKTGHAFIKQRMRDEDAVYGGEMSAHHYFRDFAYCDSGMIPWLLVAERLCQSGQTLSSLIDARIEAYPASGEINRTIADPSKVIAAIEAKYGAGAKDVSHVDGVSIEFDNWRFNLRMSNTEPVVRLNVESRADIPLMEAKTEELLAEMDRLNE; this is translated from the coding sequence ATGGATCTGTCCTGTTTCAAAGCCTATGATCTGCGTGGCCGGGTGCCGGATCAACTGAATCCGGCCCTCGCCGAGCGAATCGGGCGCGCCTATGTGGAAATCACCGGCGCCAAAAAAGTCATCGTCGGTTACGACATCCGCCTGTCCAGTCCGGAAATTGCAGAAGCGCTGAGCTCCGGGCTGATGGCAGCCGGTGCCGACGTCTTCGACATTGGCCTGTGCGGCACCGAAATGGTGTATTTTGCGACCAGCCACTACAAGATGGATGGCGGCATCATGGTCACCGCCAGCCACAACCCGAAAGATCACAACGGCATGAAAATGGTGGGTCCGGAGTCTCGCCCCATCAGTTCGGACAACGGCCTGAACGAGATCCGTGACCGGGTGCCAGAGCCTTTTGAAGATGCCCCGGAGCAGGGCCGTTACGAGCCGCTTGAATCCATGACTGCCTACATAGACCACTTGCTGGGCTATGTGGATGCCGGTTCACTGAGACCACTGACCATTGTGTGCAACGCGGGCAATGGCGGCGCTGGCCTGGTAATTGACGAGCTGGAGCAGCATCTGCCGTTCGAATTTGTGAAAGTGCACCATGAAGCGGATGGCTATTTCCCCAACGGCGTACCCAACCCTATCCTGCCAGAGAACCGGTCGGCGACTGCCGATGCTGTGATCGAGCAGGGCGCAGCAATGGGCATCGCCTGGGACGGCGATTACGATCGCTGTTTTTTCTTCGACGAAAATGGCCGTTTCATCGAGGGCTACTACATCGTTGGTCTGCTGGCGGATCAGTTCCTGCGGAAAACGGGCGGCGGCAAGGTCATCCACGACCCGCGCCTGACCTGGAACACGCTGGACCTGGTCAAAGCCGCTGGCGGTGAAGCCATCGAAAGCAAAACCGGCCATGCCTTCATCAAACAGCGCATGCGCGATGAGGATGCGGTCTACGGCGGCGAAATGAGCGCTCACCACTACTTCCGGGATTTCGCCTACTGCGACAGCGGCATGATCCCCTGGCTGCTGGTTGCCGAACGCCTGTGCCAGTCCGGCCAGACCCTGTCCTCCCTGATCGATGCCCGAATCGAAGCCTACCCGGCCAGCGGCGAGATCAACCGCACCATCGCGGATCCGTCCAAAGTGATTGCCGCGATTGAGGCTAAATACGGTGCCGGTGCCAAAGACGTCAGCCACGTAGATGGCGTCAGCATCGAGTTCGACAACTGGCGCTTCAACCTCCGGATGTCCAACACCGAGCCGGTCGTGCGGTTAAACGTGGAATCGCGCGCGGATATTCCGTTGATGGAAGCCAAAACTGAAGAACTGCTGGCCGAAATGGACCGATTGAACGAGTGA
- a CDS encoding c-type cytochrome: MKRVLAVVLLGFGLTAGAALASVEDEIRARIAPVGDVCLEGNECGAAAAPTETASSGPRSGSEVYDAVCMACHTTGAAGAPKIGDTAAWAPRVDKGLETLITHAVNGFNAMPAKGGCASCPEEEISSAVEYLVSESQ, translated from the coding sequence ATGAAGAGAGTCCTGGCTGTCGTATTGCTTGGTTTCGGCCTTACCGCCGGTGCCGCCTTGGCAAGTGTTGAAGATGAAATCCGTGCACGTATCGCGCCGGTAGGCGACGTGTGTCTCGAAGGCAACGAGTGTGGTGCCGCCGCTGCACCGACCGAGACCGCCAGCTCTGGCCCGCGTTCGGGCTCGGAAGTTTATGACGCTGTGTGTATGGCCTGCCACACCACAGGTGCGGCCGGTGCGCCGAAAATTGGCGATACTGCTGCCTGGGCACCGCGGGTGGACAAGGGCCTGGAAACCCTGATCACCCACGCAGTTAACGGATTTAATGCCATGCCGGCGAAAGGCGGCTGTGCCAGCTGCCCGGAAGAAGAAATATCCAGCGCCGTTGAATATTTGGTTTCCGAGAGCCAGTAA
- a CDS encoding putative bifunctional diguanylate cyclase/phosphodiesterase translates to MTLPLETTRPGQLRLLVLVPDYSDFLWLNALLADDPDFDADATWCPDLVDCDDLIRNASFDVIIWDCVFHGGSESAFLQYLAVASNEKPVLALSAEPADERASELLSSGASDYLSRHALDRWGFRRAVKSLWYRGQLSESAHGQLGRDVATGFINRGLFFDRLQQSLLRAERGGHRLALLHLNIDDFRSINESFGYQKSDQLMMKLAERLRHSLRRVDSLMRIGGDELAIIIEKVEDSLDITQIIRKVVSALDEPVTIDGQTIGVNASLGVATYPEAGDTADNMLRRANRAMFEAKRDPGTSYRFYDRQLHISAGYQLRLEADLRSALRGNELELYYQPRIDLATEEVRGVECLLRWNHPERGLVGPDEFIPVAERSGLIVPIGYWVIEQACQRLQESAELGFPGLVFAVNLSFRQFHDRKMTETIFRIIFNANVDTSLLELELTESAMMHDPEYAQRCLRELNQLGISFALDDFGTGFSSLSNLQHLPISLVKIDKSFVQELGNSADAEHIIRAIISLAHSLQISVVAEGVETEGQLEFLRQQHCDEIQGYYYARPMPWNDLVQFLNNRGQAACLQQ, encoded by the coding sequence ATGACATTGCCACTGGAGACGACAAGACCAGGCCAATTGCGACTGTTGGTTCTTGTTCCCGATTATTCGGACTTTCTCTGGCTTAACGCGCTTCTTGCCGATGATCCGGACTTTGATGCCGATGCGACCTGGTGTCCGGATCTCGTCGACTGTGACGATCTCATCCGCAATGCCAGTTTCGACGTGATCATCTGGGACTGCGTGTTCCACGGGGGTTCTGAATCCGCGTTTCTGCAATACCTCGCGGTTGCCAGTAATGAAAAGCCGGTACTCGCCCTGAGTGCCGAGCCTGCCGATGAGCGTGCTTCTGAGCTCCTTTCCTCCGGTGCTTCCGATTACCTTTCCCGCCATGCTCTGGATCGATGGGGTTTCCGACGGGCAGTCAAAAGCCTTTGGTACCGGGGACAGCTGTCGGAATCCGCCCATGGCCAGCTTGGTCGCGACGTGGCAACCGGGTTTATTAATCGTGGCCTGTTCTTTGACCGGTTGCAGCAATCACTTTTGCGTGCAGAACGGGGCGGTCATCGCCTGGCATTGCTGCATCTGAATATCGATGACTTTCGCAGCATCAATGAATCCTTTGGTTACCAGAAAAGTGATCAGTTGATGATGAAGCTGGCCGAGCGCCTGCGCCACAGCTTGCGTCGGGTGGACTCGCTGATGCGTATCGGTGGTGATGAGCTCGCCATCATCATCGAAAAGGTGGAAGACTCGCTGGATATCACTCAGATCATCCGGAAAGTGGTCAGCGCTCTGGACGAGCCAGTCACCATTGATGGCCAGACCATCGGCGTCAACGCCAGTCTGGGTGTGGCAACCTACCCAGAGGCCGGGGACACGGCTGATAACATGTTGCGCCGGGCCAATCGCGCCATGTTTGAGGCCAAGCGGGACCCGGGCACAAGCTACCGCTTTTACGATCGCCAACTCCATATTTCTGCGGGTTATCAGTTGCGTCTTGAGGCTGATCTGCGCAGCGCGCTGCGGGGCAACGAGCTGGAACTCTATTATCAGCCTCGCATTGATCTGGCTACCGAAGAAGTGCGCGGTGTCGAATGCCTGTTGCGCTGGAACCACCCGGAACGTGGCCTGGTGGGGCCAGATGAGTTTATCCCGGTGGCAGAACGCAGTGGCCTGATTGTGCCCATCGGCTACTGGGTGATTGAACAAGCCTGTCAGCGCCTGCAAGAATCCGCAGAACTGGGCTTTCCGGGGCTGGTTTTTGCGGTCAATCTGTCGTTCCGTCAGTTTCACGACCGCAAGATGACGGAAACCATTTTCCGGATCATCTTCAATGCCAATGTCGACACCAGCCTGTTGGAACTGGAACTGACGGAAAGTGCCATGATGCACGACCCCGAATACGCCCAGCGGTGCCTGCGGGAACTGAATCAGCTTGGCATCAGCTTTGCGCTCGATGACTTCGGCACCGGTTTCTCCTCTCTGAGCAACCTCCAGCACCTGCCCATCTCCCTGGTAAAGATTGATAAGTCCTTCGTTCAGGAGCTGGGTAACTCCGCCGATGCCGAGCACATCATCCGGGCGATTATCAGTCTCGCTCACAGTCTCCAGATCAGTGTGGTTGCGGAGGGTGTTGAAACTGAGGGTCAGCTTGAGTTCCTGCGCCAGCAACACTGTGACGAGATTCAGGGTTACTATTACGCCCGCCCCATGCCCTGGAACGACCTTGTTCAATTCCTGAACAACCGGGGACAGGCCGCTTGCCTGCAGCAGTAA
- the gshA gene encoding glutamate--cysteine ligase, producing MAESRHSVFRQFAASDWNGFLKGVEKEGLRVDRNGFIAQTPHPEALGSALTHPQITTDYSEALLELITPVCASTREMMESLRNTHRFVQQNLGDEVFWAASMPCELEGDPSIPIAEYGSSNIGQLKNVYRQGLAVRYGRMMQSIAGAHYNLSLPDSFWRKWQETLGNQQSLKDFKSDQYFWLIRNFRRRSWLLMLLFGASPALDASFVDNVSHDLAGFDDDTLYGPEATSLRMGDLGYHNNAQASLNICFNELSTYTQTLDRAIHTTWPAYEAIGTRRGDKFIQINTSVLQIENEYYSAVRPKRTTEREEKPIQALEARGVEYIEVRCLDLDPFSPVGVNEAQIDFLDLFLLDCLLSDSPCIGDAECERLDDNYKDVVAHGRNRELSLCQGGHRTQVGDAAVQLLEQLEPLAELLDGWNGGETYRNALTEQRKKLSGPDVWSVPSEKVLEAMRSSGQGHREWVMAMSRQHQKTLREEGLDADVLAAFRSMTAESMAEQKRMEENQTQTFGEFLEDYLKS from the coding sequence ATGGCTGAATCCCGCCATTCTGTTTTTCGCCAGTTTGCCGCCAGTGACTGGAACGGCTTTCTCAAAGGAGTCGAGAAAGAGGGCCTGCGAGTCGATCGTAATGGTTTCATTGCCCAAACACCTCATCCCGAAGCCCTCGGTTCTGCACTGACTCACCCGCAGATTACCACGGACTATTCCGAGGCCTTGCTGGAGCTGATTACGCCCGTCTGTGCCAGTACTCGCGAAATGATGGAGTCGCTGAGGAATACTCACCGCTTCGTCCAGCAGAATCTCGGTGACGAAGTATTCTGGGCAGCGAGCATGCCCTGCGAACTGGAGGGAGACCCCAGTATTCCAATCGCCGAGTATGGGTCATCCAATATCGGGCAGTTGAAGAATGTCTATCGTCAGGGACTGGCGGTTCGTTATGGGCGAATGATGCAGAGTATCGCCGGTGCTCACTATAATCTGTCTTTGCCAGACAGTTTCTGGCGGAAGTGGCAGGAGACGCTCGGAAATCAGCAAAGCCTGAAGGACTTCAAATCAGACCAGTATTTCTGGCTGATCCGGAATTTCCGCAGGCGCAGCTGGCTACTGATGCTGCTGTTCGGTGCCTCGCCTGCGCTGGACGCCAGTTTCGTGGACAACGTCAGCCATGATCTTGCTGGCTTTGATGATGATACGTTGTACGGACCGGAAGCCACCTCTCTGCGTATGGGGGACCTGGGCTATCACAACAACGCCCAGGCTTCACTCAACATCTGTTTTAACGAACTGAGCACCTATACTCAAACTCTGGATAGAGCTATCCACACCACCTGGCCGGCCTATGAAGCGATCGGCACCCGCCGGGGCGACAAGTTTATCCAGATCAACACCAGTGTGCTCCAGATCGAAAACGAGTATTACAGTGCAGTTCGCCCCAAGCGGACGACCGAGCGTGAAGAGAAGCCAATTCAGGCCCTGGAAGCCCGTGGTGTTGAATACATTGAGGTTCGTTGTCTGGACCTTGATCCATTCTCGCCGGTGGGTGTGAATGAGGCCCAGATTGATTTCCTGGATTTGTTCCTGCTGGATTGCCTGCTCTCGGACAGTCCTTGCATCGGTGATGCCGAGTGCGAGCGCCTGGATGATAATTACAAGGATGTGGTTGCCCATGGTCGCAACCGGGAACTCTCACTGTGCCAGGGAGGTCATCGCACGCAGGTCGGTGATGCCGCCGTGCAATTGCTCGAACAGTTGGAGCCACTGGCCGAGTTGCTGGACGGCTGGAATGGTGGCGAGACCTATCGCAACGCACTGACGGAACAGCGCAAGAAACTCTCAGGGCCCGATGTATGGTCGGTCCCGTCAGAGAAGGTTCTGGAGGCCATGCGGAGCTCGGGGCAGGGGCACCGTGAATGGGTGATGGCTATGTCGCGTCAGCACCAGAAAACTCTCCGGGAGGAAGGTCTGGATGCAGATGTTCTGGCCGCTTTCCGCTCGATGACTGCAGAGTCGATGGCGGAGCAAAAGCGCATGGAAGAAAATCAGACCCAGACCTTCGGGGAGTTCCTTGAAGACTACCTGAAATCCTGA
- a CDS encoding phospholipase A: MPIRFYLPPATVGLAIAASLGAESVNAQSGGDAEGNTSPLSADECALVENGVRRLACYDTVFKPSQSRQKADPTRIENAQEQAVEALPPREEQLEELADEGSGDEGVMESFVDQYLAAEQAVFSFSGGFVGYRPTYILPISWVKDPNPVPTSPRLGDSTYDYELEREEAKYQISFKVPLLTGFLKGPTTLWFGYTQQSYWQVYNRDDSAPFRETNFEPELFLRYQTDFRIGPGRLNAVTIGLNHQSNGQSEPRSRSWNRVVGTATYSYDRWLFLLQPWYRIPENSEDDNADIDRYLGYANYQAVYKLSEDRTFSFRLMNNLRSDNKTSVEFGYSFPMGDTVKGFFQYYNGYGESLIDYNHRTERFGIGIMLNDWL; encoded by the coding sequence ATGCCTATCCGTTTTTACTTACCCCCGGCTACTGTCGGGCTGGCGATTGCCGCATCCCTCGGTGCGGAGTCGGTGAATGCCCAGTCAGGCGGGGACGCGGAGGGTAATACCAGCCCTCTCTCGGCGGACGAGTGCGCCCTGGTTGAGAACGGTGTTCGGCGTCTCGCCTGTTATGACACTGTGTTCAAGCCCAGCCAGTCCCGGCAAAAGGCAGACCCGACCAGGATTGAAAACGCTCAGGAGCAGGCCGTCGAGGCTTTACCTCCGAGGGAGGAGCAACTGGAAGAACTCGCGGATGAAGGGAGCGGTGATGAAGGCGTCATGGAGTCCTTCGTGGATCAGTACCTGGCGGCAGAGCAGGCGGTATTTTCCTTCTCCGGAGGTTTCGTGGGCTATCGCCCCACTTATATCCTGCCGATCAGCTGGGTAAAGGACCCCAACCCAGTACCGACCAGTCCGCGGCTGGGCGACAGTACCTACGACTACGAACTGGAGAGAGAAGAGGCCAAGTACCAGATCAGCTTCAAGGTTCCGCTGCTGACCGGCTTCCTGAAAGGCCCCACCACGCTCTGGTTCGGTTACACCCAACAATCCTACTGGCAGGTCTATAACCGGGACGATTCCGCGCCTTTCCGGGAGACCAACTTCGAGCCGGAACTTTTTCTACGTTACCAGACTGATTTCAGGATCGGCCCCGGTAGGCTCAACGCCGTCACCATTGGCTTAAACCATCAATCCAATGGTCAGTCGGAGCCTCGCTCGCGAAGCTGGAACCGGGTCGTAGGCACAGCGACTTATAGTTATGATCGATGGCTGTTCCTATTGCAGCCCTGGTATCGCATTCCCGAGAACAGTGAGGATGACAATGCGGATATTGACCGCTATCTGGGGTACGCCAACTATCAGGCAGTCTATAAGCTGAGCGAGGACAGGACGTTCTCTTTTCGGCTTATGAACAATCTGCGCTCAGACAACAAGACGTCGGTGGAATTCGGGTACAGCTTCCCAATGGGGGACACGGTGAAGGGCTTTTTCCAGTACTACAACGGTTATGGGGAGAGTCTGATCGACTATAACCACCGGACTGAGCGGTTTGGTATCGGGATTATGCTGAACGACTGGCTCTGA
- the rep gene encoding DNA helicase Rep, which yields MNKLNPRQSEAVRYAEGPLLVLAGAGSGKTSVITRKIAYLIEHLGIPGRHIAAVTFTNKAAREMKERVGRIVDRKLTRGLIVSTFHNLGLNMIREEHAHLGYHPGFSIFDAEDAKALLQDLMLRGGSTEAGDELNNVQMTISSWKNAMRGPAEALSRAADEREQRIALVYKQYNEYLKAYNAVDFDDLILLPVQLFRTHPDVLAKWRRKIRYMLVDEYQDTNVCQYELVKLLVAERAAFTVVGDDDQSIYAWRGARPENLAQLKEDFPSLKIVKLEQNYRSTSRILRSANTVIANNPHVFEKALWSDHTIGEELRIIRCRNEDAETERVATEILDQKLKQGLEFRDFAVLYRGNHQARLLEMKLQAYQIPYRISGGQSFFSKNEIKDAMSYLRLLMNPDDDAAFLRVVNVPRREIGPRTLEQLSHYARARNASLFKALGDMGAETHVTEKGLDRLRRFAHWVDATCERLHGEDPIPVIKQLFTDIEYEEWLHQHSGTPKQAERRMENIWYLVESIQRMLDDGKGTADELGIEDAITKLILRDMMEQREEDDDSDKVQLLTLHASKGLEFPHVFIMGLEEEILPHRSSIEEGNIEEERRLMYVGITRARETLTLTYAAARRQYGEKIETIPSRFLDELPEEDLKWEGQGDLDVEANQKKGKATLSALLGDLGV from the coding sequence GTGAACAAACTCAACCCTAGACAAAGTGAAGCGGTACGTTACGCCGAGGGTCCCCTGCTGGTCCTGGCGGGCGCGGGCAGTGGCAAGACCAGCGTTATCACCCGAAAGATCGCCTACCTGATTGAACATCTGGGCATTCCCGGCCGGCATATCGCAGCCGTGACATTTACCAACAAGGCCGCCCGGGAGATGAAGGAGCGCGTTGGACGCATTGTCGACCGCAAACTCACCCGTGGCCTCATTGTATCCACTTTTCACAACCTTGGCCTGAATATGATCCGGGAGGAACACGCCCACCTGGGCTATCACCCCGGTTTTTCCATCTTTGATGCCGAAGACGCCAAGGCATTGCTGCAGGATCTGATGCTGCGCGGAGGCAGCACCGAGGCCGGAGATGAACTGAACAATGTACAGATGACCATCTCCTCGTGGAAAAACGCCATGCGCGGGCCTGCGGAGGCCCTGAGCAGGGCCGCCGACGAGCGGGAGCAGCGCATTGCTCTGGTCTACAAACAGTACAACGAGTATCTGAAGGCCTACAACGCGGTCGACTTTGATGACCTGATCCTGTTGCCGGTGCAACTGTTCCGCACCCACCCGGACGTTCTGGCCAAATGGCGCCGCAAAATCCGTTACATGCTGGTCGATGAGTACCAGGACACCAACGTATGCCAGTACGAACTGGTCAAACTCCTGGTCGCCGAACGCGCCGCGTTCACGGTGGTGGGCGACGACGATCAGTCGATCTATGCCTGGCGCGGTGCGCGCCCGGAAAACCTTGCCCAGCTCAAGGAAGACTTTCCCAGCCTCAAGATCGTCAAGCTGGAGCAGAATTACCGTTCCACGAGCCGCATCCTGCGAAGTGCTAACACGGTCATCGCCAATAACCCCCACGTCTTCGAGAAAGCCCTGTGGAGTGACCACACCATTGGCGAAGAGCTCCGGATCATCCGTTGCCGCAACGAGGACGCGGAAACCGAGCGTGTGGCAACGGAAATCCTCGACCAGAAGCTGAAACAGGGCCTGGAATTCCGGGATTTCGCGGTGCTCTACCGGGGCAACCACCAGGCACGCCTGCTCGAGATGAAATTGCAGGCCTACCAGATCCCCTACCGGATCTCCGGAGGCCAGTCGTTCTTTTCAAAGAACGAGATCAAGGACGCGATGTCCTATCTTCGCCTGCTCATGAACCCGGACGACGACGCCGCGTTCCTGCGAGTGGTCAATGTGCCCCGTCGGGAAATTGGCCCGCGCACCCTGGAACAGCTCAGTCACTATGCCCGGGCCCGCAATGCCAGCCTGTTCAAGGCGCTTGGTGATATGGGCGCCGAGACCCATGTCACCGAGAAAGGACTGGATCGTCTGCGGCGCTTCGCCCACTGGGTCGATGCCACCTGCGAACGCCTGCATGGTGAAGATCCGATCCCGGTAATCAAGCAGTTGTTCACCGACATTGAGTACGAAGAATGGCTGCACCAGCACTCAGGCACGCCCAAGCAGGCCGAGCGGCGGATGGAGAACATCTGGTACCTGGTCGAGTCAATCCAGCGCATGCTCGATGACGGCAAGGGCACAGCGGACGAACTCGGCATTGAAGATGCCATTACCAAGCTCATTCTGCGGGACATGATGGAACAGCGGGAGGAAGACGACGACAGTGACAAGGTGCAGCTGCTGACACTGCACGCCTCAAAGGGACTGGAGTTCCCACACGTCTTCATCATGGGGCTGGAGGAGGAAATCCTGCCGCACCGAAGCAGCATTGAAGAAGGCAACATTGAGGAAGAGCGCCGGCTTATGTACGTGGGTATTACCCGGGCCCGGGAAACCCTGACGCTGACTTACGCGGCCGCCAGAAGACAGTATGGGGAAAAAATCGAGACCATTCCCAGCCGGTTTCTGGATGAATTGCCGGAAGAAGATCTGAAATGGGAAGGCCAGGGTGACCTCGATGTCGAGGCTAACCAGAAAAAAGGCAAAGCGACACTGAGTGCATTGCTGGGCGATCTGGGTGTCTGA
- the rmf gene encoding ribosome modulation factor, producing the protein MARDIKLGWDVEALNKAYRQGYMASSMGMEKARCPYRGDVVIAAWEAGWDDAERVARDERTPGDDLFSRIA; encoded by the coding sequence ATGGCCAGAGATATTAAACTCGGCTGGGACGTGGAAGCGCTGAACAAGGCTTACCGTCAGGGTTATATGGCTTCTTCAATGGGCATGGAAAAAGCCCGCTGTCCCTATCGAGGTGACGTGGTGATTGCTGCCTGGGAAGCTGGTTGGGATGACGCCGAACGGGTCGCCCGGGATGAACGCACCCCTGGTGATGATCTGTTCTCGAGAATTGCCTGA
- a CDS encoding Tex family protein codes for MNSISRRIADELGVREQQVNATVALLDEGATVPFIARYRKEVTGSLDDSQLRNLEDRLRYLRELEDRRSTILKSIEEQGKLTDELRTSIDAADTKNRLEDLYLPYKPKRRTKAQIAREAGLEPLADALYDDPSMDPETTAGEYLNKEAGIEDTKAALDGARYILMERFAEDAELLGSLRDFIWQEGQLKVSVIEGKENEGAKFRDYFDHVEPLKRVPSHRALAILRGRNEGILAYSLVVGDGADDRRQPHPAEQRIGARWNIRDNGRPADKWLSEVVRWTWRVKLSTQIETDLMAQVRESAETEAINVFAANLKDLLLLAPAGPRPTLGLDPGLRTGVKVAVIDGTSQVVGHGAIFPHAPKNQWDQSIEQLATWCREYKIELVAIGNGTASRETEKLVADLCKRYPELKLARIVVSESGASIYSASEFASRELPDLDVTIRGAVSIARRLQDPLAELVKIEPKSIGVGQYQHDVSQVQLSRSLDAVVEDCVNGVGVDLNTASVPLLAKVSGLNQSIAQNIVDFRNQNGLFHNRKQLLKVSRLGDRTFEQAAGFLRIAGGENPLDRSSVHPEAYGVVEAIAAKNNRKVDDIVGDSSFLRGLNPQDYVTERFGLPTIKDIISEMEKPGRDPRPEFRFASFEEGVETLSDLKPGMTLEGSVTNVTNFGAFVDVGVHQDGLVHISALSHTFVKDPREVVKAGDIVKVKVMDVDIPRKRIALSMRMDDQPGEKNGGKPADSARGRGEQKSAGRNPSQAGGGQKQQKGAMAGALAQAMASARKDSR; via the coding sequence ATGAACAGTATTTCCAGGCGCATCGCCGACGAGCTCGGCGTACGCGAGCAACAGGTTAATGCCACCGTCGCTCTGCTTGACGAGGGCGCGACCGTTCCATTTATTGCCCGCTACCGGAAGGAAGTGACCGGTTCGCTGGATGACAGTCAGCTACGAAATCTGGAAGACCGGTTACGCTACCTGCGCGAACTTGAGGACCGTCGTTCCACCATCCTCAAAAGCATTGAGGAGCAGGGTAAGCTGACCGACGAACTGCGCACCAGCATTGACGCCGCGGACACCAAGAACCGCCTGGAAGATCTTTACCTGCCCTACAAGCCAAAGCGCCGGACCAAAGCACAGATCGCCCGGGAGGCTGGCCTGGAACCGCTGGCGGACGCCCTGTATGACGATCCCTCAATGGATCCGGAAACGACTGCCGGGGAGTACCTCAACAAGGAAGCCGGTATCGAAGATACCAAGGCCGCCCTGGATGGCGCGCGCTATATTTTGATGGAGCGCTTCGCCGAGGATGCCGAGTTGCTGGGTAGCCTGCGGGACTTTATCTGGCAGGAAGGTCAGCTGAAAGTATCGGTGATCGAGGGCAAGGAAAACGAGGGGGCCAAATTCCGCGATTATTTTGATCATGTGGAGCCACTGAAGCGGGTGCCATCTCACCGGGCGCTGGCGATTCTCCGCGGTCGTAATGAAGGCATACTGGCCTATTCTCTTGTTGTCGGCGACGGTGCAGACGACCGGCGGCAGCCGCATCCTGCAGAGCAGCGTATTGGCGCACGCTGGAACATCCGTGATAACGGCCGTCCTGCGGACAAGTGGCTGTCGGAGGTGGTGCGCTGGACCTGGCGGGTGAAGCTGTCTACCCAGATTGAGACTGATCTGATGGCGCAGGTGCGCGAATCTGCCGAGACTGAGGCAATCAATGTTTTTGCCGCCAACCTGAAGGATCTGCTGTTGCTGGCTCCGGCCGGCCCGCGTCCCACTCTGGGGCTGGATCCCGGGCTGCGCACCGGTGTGAAGGTGGCTGTGATCGATGGTACCAGCCAGGTTGTTGGCCATGGTGCGATTTTCCCCCATGCCCCCAAGAACCAATGGGACCAATCGATTGAACAGTTGGCAACCTGGTGTCGTGAATACAAGATTGAACTGGTGGCGATTGGCAACGGTACCGCGTCCCGGGAAACCGAAAAGCTGGTAGCCGATCTGTGCAAGCGCTACCCCGAATTGAAGCTCGCCCGGATTGTGGTGAGCGAATCCGGGGCATCGATCTATTCTGCCTCCGAGTTTGCCTCCAGGGAATTGCCGGATCTGGACGTTACCATTCGTGGTGCGGTTTCCATTGCCCGCCGCCTGCAGGACCCACTGGCGGAGCTGGTGAAGATTGAACCGAAGTCCATCGGTGTCGGTCAATATCAGCACGACGTCTCCCAGGTCCAGCTCTCACGGAGCCTGGATGCCGTGGTTGAGGATTGTGTGAACGGTGTTGGGGTCGATTTGAATACGGCTTCCGTGCCACTGCTGGCAAAGGTATCCGGGCTTAACCAGAGCATCGCCCAGAATATTGTCGATTTCCGCAACCAGAACGGCCTGTTCCATAACCGCAAACAGTTGCTGAAAGTGTCACGCCTGGGCGACCGCACCTTCGAGCAGGCCGCCGGCTTCCTGCGCATTGCCGGCGGTGAGAACCCGCTGGATCGTTCGTCTGTCCACCCGGAAGCCTACGGAGTGGTAGAGGCGATTGCCGCGAAGAATAATCGTAAGGTAGACGACATTGTTGGCGATTCTTCGTTTCTGCGTGGTCTGAATCCGCAGGATTACGTAACAGAACGGTTTGGTTTGCCCACCATCAAGGACATAATCTCCGAGATGGAGAAGCCAGGCCGCGACCCGCGACCGGAATTTCGTTTCGCAAGCTTTGAAGAAGGGGTGGAAACCCTGAGTGATCTGAAACCGGGTATGACTCTTGAGGGCTCGGTAACCAACGTCACCAATTTCGGAGCGTTCGTGGATGTCGGGGTTCATCAGGACGGGTTAGTGCATATTTCGGCTCTGTCCCATACGTTTGTGAAAGATCCCCGGGAAGTGGTGAAAGCGGGGGATATCGTCAAGGTTAAAGTGATGGATGTGGATATTCCCCGCAAGCGGATTGCCCTGTCCATGCGGATGGATGACCAGCCGGGTGAGAAAAACGGCGGTAAGCCGGCTGACTCCGCGCGTGGCCGTGGCGAGCAAAAGTCCGCCGGCCGTAACCCGAGTCAGGCTGGCGGTGGACAAAAGCAGCAGAAGGGCGCCATGGCGGGCGCATTGGCCCAGGCCATGGCCTCGGCCCGCAAGGATAGCCGCTAA